Below is a window of Streptomyces sp. ITFR-16 DNA.
CTTGCGCATTCTTTTCCTCCGTTTGCTGGTGCGGCGGGAAGCCGCGATGAGGCCGGGGTGGTCAGGCCCGGCCCGCGATGCGCCATGCGTAGGCGCCGCTGTTCGACGTACCTCCGCTGACGACGGCGTCAAACTTTCCGTCGAACGAAATGGTGCGGGCTTTGGCTCCGCATTCCACTTGTTCCTTGCTGTCTCCCTTCGGGAGAGAGACAGTTACCGTGACGGCGCCGCTGCCGGAGCACGCGATCTGGAACAGATGGTCACCCGGCAGCGATTCGGAGATCTTCTGGCCGGACGCGTTGGCCCAGTCATATCCGGATGCGACGGGAGACGTCCTGTAGCCGCTGGGTGTGTATTCGTCGACGAGAGCCTTGGCGGGCTTCGCCGCGTCGTCCAGGCTCTTCTTGCCGGGCGACGAGTGGGCGGCGGCACCCGAGGCCGAGGGGTGGCCCTTCGAGGGGTGGCCCTTCGCCGGGCCTGCTTCTCCGGAGCAGGCCGACAGGCCGACCGCGGCAAGCCCCGCCGCGAGCAGGACACCGGCCGACCGCAGGTGTCCGTACTTCTTGGCCGCCTTGCTCAACTTTTTCCCCGGTCGACGAACGCGTCGACCTCCCCGTGAAGTTGACATAAGTGGACCGTAATGAATGGGCGAGTGCGGCGTCAAGAAATTGATGGAATGCTGCCGAAGAAACCGGGATTCAAAATTCGTTCGGCTCGTTCCTATTTTGAGGAAGATCTGAGGTTGTGGGGCGTGGTCGGGGATGACGGGCCTCTTATACCGCGTTCCGCTTCGTTTTGCCGTGAGTGCCCTCGTGCGGTGTCGGGGCGCGGTGGTCGATGGGACCCGGCTTCCGGTCCGGGCGGAGGGCGGCGAACAGGACGGCGGCGCCGAGGAGCGTGATGCACATGATCCAGACCGCGCCGACGTGCATGGCGTGGACGAACGCGTCGTCGGCGGCGTGCGCGAGCGCGGGCCGGTGGGTCGCCTCGGCGGCGTGCCGGGCCTGTTCGGCGGAGATCCGGGCCTGGTCCCGTACCGGGGCGGGCGCGTCGGAGAGCGAGGGTTCGATCGCGCTCCGGTAGACGAGCGACATGATCGTGCCGCCGACGGCGATCCCGATCACGCTGCCGGTCTGGCGCACGGTGTTGGTGACGGCGGACCCGGCACCGGCCCGGTCCAGCGGCAGCGTGCTGACGAGGGCCGCGGTCACCGGACCGAGCACCATGCCGATGGTGAGGCCCTGGACCAGCAGCAGGAACTCGATGCGGACGAGTGGGGTCCGCAGCCCGAAGAGTCCGTACGCGCCCATGGTCAGGGCGGCGACGACGAGGGCCGGCACGGTGACGGGCCGGAGCGACCAGCGGCGCACCAGGCGCGCGCCGACGGGCGCCCCCAGGACCGCGCCGAGGGCGGTCGGGAGCCCGGCGAGGCCCGCTTCGAGGGGTGAGTAGCCGCGTGCGCCCTGGAGGTAGAACGCGCCGTAGAAGGTGATGGCGGACACGGCGAAGAGGAGCAGCCCGAGCGCCGCGTTGCCACCCCCGAAGGCACGTCGTGCGAGCAGCCGGGGGTCGAATCCGGGTACGCGGGCCCGCAGTTCGGCGAGGACGAAGGCGGTCAGCAGGACGGCTCCGACGGCGGTCGGCGCCCAGACGTCCGTACGGCCCCAGGCGGCCACCTGGCCGGCGCGGATCAGCCCGTAGGCGAGTGCGGCGAGGCCGCTGACGGACAGCAGCATCCCGGCCGGGTCCAGCGGCCGTACCACCGGGCTGCGGAAGTCGGGGACGAACAGGACGACGCCGAGGAGCGCCACCACCACGACGGGGACGTTGACGAGGAAGACCGAGCCCCACCAGAAGTGCCCGAGCAGCACCCCCGCCAGTACCGGGCCCACCGCCATCCCGACACCGGCGGAGGTCGAGGAGACGGCGATGGCGGTCGACCGGGCGGGCCCGGTGAAGGTCCACATGAGGATGGCCATGTCGGCGGGCATGATCAGCGCACTGCCGACCCCCATCGCGGCCCGCGCGGCCACGAGTTGGCCGGGACCGCCCGCGTACGCGGCCCACACGGACGCCCCGGCGAAGACCACCAGCCCCGTCACGAGTACGGTCCGGTGCCCGAAGCGGTCGCCCAGTGCGCCGGCGGTGAACATCAGCGTGGCGAAGGCCAGCGTGTACGCGCCGGTGGCCCATTGCAGCTCGGCCGGTCCGGCGTCGAGCCCGCGGACCGGGTCGGCGAGCGTCTCCAGGGTGGTGCTCAGGACGGTGTTGTCCAGCCAGATCAGCAGCGAACACACCATGAGGACGGCAAGGATCAACTGCTGCCTGTTCTTGGGCAGCGCAGACGTGGTCATGAATACCTTCGGACGCGATCGGGAAATCCTGACGACCGGACCGTAGGTATTTATCGGGTGGGTGTCAATTCCTTTGGTGAGCCGCATGGTTGGCGATTTTCGAGCAATCGCGAGGGCATATCCGCAGGCATTGTGTCAATCGCCGATGTGCCTTTTGACTTCATGCGAATTCCGTGCCCCGGACGGAAAGGGGAAATCGAGGAGCGGGCCGGGGCCCGCTCCTCGTCGGGGTCAGACCCTGACCGTCGGGTGGTGGATGTCGAACCACGCGCCCAGGTCGAGTGTGCGCTCCAGCAGCATCCGCTGCCGCTGGTCCAGGTCGGCGGCGGGCCGGGTGGTGGCCTCGGTGAGGCGCTCGCGGTTGACCAGGTCCGTCGCGGCGTGGCCGGCGCGGAGCAGTTCGGCGCCCTGGGACTGGATGGCCTCGACATAGGCGGGGTCGAATGTGCCCGGGTATCCGCTCTTCTTGCGGTTGGCGACCGACTCGGGCAGGACATCCCGGGTCGCGGCACGCAGCAGGCTCTTCTCACGGCCGTCGAAGGTCTTCAGGGACCAGGGGGCGTTGAAGACGTACTGAACGAGGCGGTGGTCGCAGAACGGGACGCGGACCTCCAGGCCGACGGCCATGCTCATCCGGTCCTTGCGGTCCAGGAGGGTCTGCACCATGCGGGTCAGATGGAGGTGGCTGACCACCCGCATGCGCTGGTCCAGGCCCGTCTCCCCGTCCAGGGCGGGGGTCTGCGCGACGGCCGTCCGGTAGCTGTCGGAGATGAAGTCCCCGAGGGCCAGCGCGGGCTTGAGGTCCTCACTGATCTGGCCGCCCGATTCGATGAGCGAGTGCCGGCCCGCCAGCCAGGGGAAGGTCTCGGCGTACCGCCGCTCGTCGTGGAACCACGGATAGCCGCCGAACACCTCGTCGGCCGACTCGCCGGACAGCGCCACGGTGGAGTGGCGGCGGACCGCGGCGAACAGCAGATAGAGGGAGTTGTCGCGGTCGCCGATGCCGGCCGGCAGATCACGGGCGCCCACGGCCGCGCGGCGGACCTCGGGGGCGGACAGCGCGGCCCCGTCCAGGATGATGTCCTGGTGGTCGCAGCCCACGTGTTCGGCGACGGCGTGGACGTAGGGCGTGTCCTGGGTGGGCGAGACGTCGATGGCCTGGAAGTGCTTGTCCTGGTCGGGGAAGTCGACGGCGAAGCTGCGCACCGTCTCGCCCTGGGGCGCCAGGTGGATCTGTGCCAGGGAGGTGAGCGCGGAGGAGTCCAGGCCGCCGGAGAGCAGCGTGCAGCGGGGCACGTCGGCGACGAGCTGGCGGCGCACGATGTCATCCAGTAACGCGCGGACGTGCGCGACCGTCTCGTCCTTGCTGTCGGTGTGCGGCTCGGAACGCAGCCGCCAGTAGATGTGGTGGCGCATCCCGCCCCGGTCCAGGACGATGATCTCCCCGGGCCGCACCTCGCGCATGCCCTCCCAGACCGCGGCGCCGGGCGTCTTGGCGCCGGCGAAGAGCTCGCGCAGGCCGTCGAGTCCGACGACGGGGGCGACGGTGGGATTGGCCAGGATCGCCTTGGGCTCGGAGCCGAAGACGACGCCGTCCTCGGTCTCGTAGTAGTAGAACGGCTTGATGCCCATCCGGTCGCGGATCATCACCAGGCGCTCGGTGCGGGTGTCCCAGATGGCGAAGGCGTACATCCCGTTGAGGTGCTCCACGAGCTTCTCGCCCCACACGAGGTAGCCGCGCAGCACCACCTCGGTGTCGGAGTCGGTGTCGAACCGCTGCCCGGCACGGCGCAGTTCCGAGCGCAGCTCGGTGAAGTTGTACGCCTCGCCGGAGTAGACCATGCAGACCGCCCCGTCGGGAGTCTCCACGGTCATCGGCTGCGCGCCGCCCGGCAGGTCGATCACGGCGAGCCGCCGGTGCCCCAGGGCGACGTGCGGCGCCACCCACGCGCCCGCGGCGTCGGGGCCGCGGCACGCCATGGTCCGTGTCATGGCGTCGATGTCTTCTTGATGTTCCGTCAGGTCACGCCGGTAGGAGACCCAGCCGGTGATTCCACACATGAGAACCCCAGTCCACTCGAAGAGAGTTGCCTCGGGTGACTGTTGCCCTATACACGCAGTTAGTCCATGTGGAATGCGGGATCGCTTGTGTGGCATTTCTGACAGGTAAATTCATGTTAACGGCAGGTTTCGGGCACCCTGGAAAAGTTTGCGCCAATGGTGACGGCGCGAGGGTGCGGCGCGGGATCGACGGTGAATCGCGTGGAGGGTTCCTGTACTTATCTCGGCGGCAGCGGCGGGCGCCTCTTGTCCGGTGCTGTGTCGTAGCTCGGGGGTGTCGCCGGTGGGTGGGCGGCCAGGAGGTCCAGGGCTACGCGGACCGCGTCGTCCAGGACTGCGTGGCGGCCCTCGGCCCAGTCCAGGGGGGTGCGGAGGGCTTCCAGGTCGGGGGAGACGCCGTGGTTCTCCACCGACCAGCCGTACGTGTCGAACCAGGCCGCGTTCATCGGGACCGTGATCACCGTGCCGTCGCCCAGGCGGTGGCGGCCCGTCATGCCGACCACGCCACCCCAGGTGCGCTGGCCGACCACCGGGCCGAGTTCGAGCAGGCGGAACGCCGCGGTGATCATGTCTCCGTCGGAGGATGTGGCCTCGTCGGCCAGGGCGACCACCGGGCCCCGGGGGGCGTTGGAGGCGTACGAGACCGGCTGGGCGTCTCGGGTGAGGTCCCAGCCGAGGATCGTGCGGGTGAGCTTCTCGACGACCAGTTCGCTGATGTGACCGCCCGCGTTGCCGCGTACGTCCACGATCAGGGCGGGGCGGGAGACCTCCATGCGCAGGTCGCGGTTGAACTGGGCCCAGCCCGAGCCGCCCATGTCGGGGATGTGGAGGTAGCCGCACCGGCCGCCGCTCAGTTCGCGGACGACCTCGCGGCGCTTGGCGACCCAGTCCTGGTAGCGCAGCGGGCGTTCGTCGACCAGCGGGACGATCGCGATGCGGCGGGAGCGGCCCTCGCCGCCCGCCGGGGTGAAGGTCAGCTCCACCGTGGTGCCGCCCGCCGCCGCGAGCAGGGGGTAGGGGCCGGTGACCGGGTCGACCGGGCGGCCGTCGACATGGGTGAGGACCGCGCCCTCGCGGATGCCCGTACCGGCCAGCGGGGAGCGGGCCTTGGAGTCCGAGGAGTCGCCGGGCAGGATGCGCTGGACGGTCCAGGCGCCGTCCCGGCACACCAGGTTGGCGCCGAGCAGGCCGATCGCGCGCTGGTAGTGCGGCGGGCCCTCGTTGCGGCGGGCGGGCGAGACGTACGCGTGCGAGGTGCCGAGTTCGCCGAGCACCTCGCGGAGCAGGTCCGCGAACTCGTCGGGCGTGGCGACCCGTTCGACCAGCGGGCGGTACTGGTCGAGGATCGCCGGCCAGTCGATCCCGCACATGTCCGGCTCCCAGAAGTAGGAGCGGATGATGCGGCCCGCCTCGCCGTACGCGCCCCGCCACTCCGCCCCCGGGGCGACCTCGTGCAGGATGCGGCGCAGGTCGAGGTAGACCGTGGAGTCGTTGTCGCCGGGCTCGGTGGCGGGGACGGCGCGCAGTTCGCCGTCGTCCATGACGACGAGCCGGGAGGCGTCGCCGCTCACGGCGAACCAGTCGAGGTGGTCGACGAGTTCGGTCTTCCTCGCCTTGGCGATGTTGAAGTGCTCCAGCGTCGGGCGGCCCGACATGTCCGCCGGGTTGGCGAACGTCTCGCCGAGCGCGCCGGAGATCGGCCAGCGCAGCCAGACCAGGCCGCCGCCGCTGACCGGGTGGAGCGCGGAGTACTTGGAGGCGGAGACCGGGAACGGCGTGACCCGGCTCTCCAGGCCCTCGAACTCGACGGTCACCGTGGAGCCCTCCGCCGTACCCGCCTCGGCCGAGTCCACCGGGTCGAGGCCGCCCGCCGCGGGCCGGCCGTCGGGGGAGAGGGCGAAGGGGGACGGGGTCGCCGAGGAGAGCGGGACGAGATACGGGCGGCAGCCGAGCGGGAAGGACAGGTCCCCGGTGTGCACGTCGTACACCGGGTCGAAGCCGCGCCAGGAGAGGAAGGCCAGATAGCGGCCGTCGCCGGTGAAGACGGGGTTCTCGTCCTCGAAGCGGCCGTTGGTGACATCGACGATCACCGGGGAGCCGGGCCCCATGATCCGGGCCAGCTTGATCTGGCGCAGCGAGCGGCCGATGCCGGGGTGCGACCAGGTGAGCCAGGCGCCGTCCGGGGAGAACGCCAGATCGCGGACCGGGCCGTTGACGGACCGGATCAGCTCGGTGGGCTCGCCGCTCGACGTCTCCTCGTCGGTGTCCAGCAGGAGGAGGCGGCCGTCGTGCGAGGCGATGGCGAGGCGTTCGCCGTCCGGGTCGGAGATCAGCTCCTGGACCCTGCCGATCAGCCCGGAGGCGAGCCGGCGCGGGGCGCGGTCGCCGCTGGCGCGCGGCAGATGGGCGATCTCGATCGCGTCCTCGCCCTCCGCGTCGGTGACGTACGCGACCTGGCTGCCGCTGCCCAGCATCTCCGGCAGCCGGACCCGGACGCCTGGGGTGTCGGTGATGGTGCGGGCGGGGCCGTCGCGGTGGGTGAGCCAGTACAGGCTGCCGCGCACGGCGACGGCGCTCGCCCGGCCGGTCTCGTCCACGGAGAGCGAGTCCACGTTGCTGGCGGCTGGCACCTGGTAGGAACGCCGTCCGGTGCGCGGTCCGCCGAGCCGCACCTCCAGTTTGCGCGGGACCGCGGTGGGCGACTCCAGGTCGTCGACGAGCCACAGCTCGCCCGCGCACTGGTAGACGACCCGCCGTCCGTCGCTGGAGGCGTTGCGGGCGTAGAAGGCGTCGTGGTCGGTGTGGCGGCGCAGGTCGCCGCCGTCGGGGCGGCAGGAGTAGAGGTTGCCGACGCCCTCGTGGTCGGAGAGGAAGGCGATCCGGCCGCCGACGAACATCGGGGTCGCGAGGTGCCCGTCGATGTCCGGGAGCAGCCGCTCGCCGTGCAGCCAGAGCCGGCCCATGGCCCCGCCCCGGTAGCGCTTCCAGGCGGCCGGCTCGTGCGGGGGTGTGCCGGTCAGCAGCAGGGTGCGGCGCTCGCCGTCGATGTCGGCGACCGCGATGTCCGAGACCGGGCCCCAGGGCAGCTTGCCGCCGGGGCTGCCGTCCGTGGGGACGCTGTAGGCCCAGGAGAAGTACGAGAACGGCTGGTTGTGCGAGGACACGGCGAGGATCTGCGAGGCATCGCCCGGATCGGGGGTCCAGCCGCAGACCCGGGCGTCGGTGGAGCCCCAGTGGGTGAGCCGGCGGGACGGGCCGCCGTCGACCGGGGCGAGGTGGATCTCGGGGTCCAGGCTGCGCCAGGTCGTGTAGGCGATGCGGGAGCCGTCGGGGGAGAAGCGCGGATGGCTGACTCTGGTGCGGTCGACGGTCAGCCGCCAGGCGCGCCCGGGCCGCACCCCCTCGGGGGCGAGCGGGGCGACCCAGAGGTCGTCCTCCGCCGCGAAGCAGAGCAGATCCTCGTGGAGGTGCGGGAACCGGAGATACGAGACGTCGTCACTCACCCCCCAATGCTTTCCGCGCGAGGGGGCCGCGGCAACTTGTGGTGCGGGACACAAGCGAAACTATTTCGTTTCGCTAGGCGCGCGAGGTACCGTCCTGGTGTACGAAACAGTTTCGTTCGATGACGGGACCCAGGGACAACCCAGGGACAGGAGGTCGACACATGGCACGCACACGGCTCACGCCCGAGCGTGAGAGCGAGCTGTACGCCGCCGTGCTCGACCTGCTCCGCGAGGTCGGCTACGACGCCCTGACGATGGATGCCGTCGCCGCTCGCACCCATTCCAGCAAGGCCACCCTCTACCGCCAGTGGGGGAGCAAGCCTGCTCTCGTCGTCACGGCCCTGCGGCACAACAAGCCCGTCACGCTCGGCGAGGTGGACACCGGCTCCCTGCGCGGTGACTTCCACGCCGTCCTGAGCCGCAGTGACGACTGTCAGATGGAGAAGGACGCCGCGCTGATGCGGGGTCTGAGCCATGCCGTCCACGACAACCCCGACCTCCTGCAGGCCCTGCGCGAGCTTCTGATCGAACCGGAGATGACCGGTCTCGACACCCTGCTGCGCCGTGCCGTGGACCGGGGTGAGCTGCGTCCGGACAACCCGGCGCTGAAATACGTACCGCACATGCTGATCGGCGCTGTCGCCGCCCGGCAGCTGGTCGAGGACCGCGCCGTCGACCAGGCGTTCCTTCTCGACTACGTCGACTCCGTGATCCTCCCCGCTCTCGGAGTCTGACAGCCGTCCCCACGGCCCTCTCCCCAAGCCCCACCTGACACGCCGCTCTCGTCGTCGGGCTGGTTCCTCACGCCCCATTCCACTCAACGACCTGACCGGGAGTACGCCCCCGTGGCCACATTCCTCTACAAGCTCGGACGGCTCGCCTTCCGGCGCCGCCGCTATGTCGCCCTGATCTGGGTGGCACTGCTGGCGCTCGCCGGGTTCGGCGCGGCCTCCGCGTCCACCGCCACCTCCAGCTCCTTCTCGATTCCGGGTACGGAGGCCCAGAAGGCCTTCGACCTGCTGGAACAGCGATTCCCCGCGGCCAGCGCCGACGGCGCAACCGCGCGCATCGTCTACAAGGCCCCCGAGAACGAGAAGATGACGGACCCGGCCAACAAGGCCGAGGTCAACAAGCTCACCCGTGAGCTGAAGTCCGGCTCGGACCAGATCGCCTCGGTCGTCGACCCGTACGCCGGCAAGG
It encodes the following:
- a CDS encoding MFS transporter encodes the protein MTTSALPKNRQQLILAVLMVCSLLIWLDNTVLSTTLETLADPVRGLDAGPAELQWATGAYTLAFATLMFTAGALGDRFGHRTVLVTGLVVFAGASVWAAYAGGPGQLVAARAAMGVGSALIMPADMAILMWTFTGPARSTAIAVSSTSAGVGMAVGPVLAGVLLGHFWWGSVFLVNVPVVVVALLGVVLFVPDFRSPVVRPLDPAGMLLSVSGLAALAYGLIRAGQVAAWGRTDVWAPTAVGAVLLTAFVLAELRARVPGFDPRLLARRAFGGGNAALGLLLFAVSAITFYGAFYLQGARGYSPLEAGLAGLPTALGAVLGAPVGARLVRRWSLRPVTVPALVVAALTMGAYGLFGLRTPLVRIEFLLLVQGLTIGMVLGPVTAALVSTLPLDRAGAGSAVTNTVRQTGSVIGIAVGGTIMSLVYRSAIEPSLSDAPAPVRDQARISAEQARHAAEATHRPALAHAADDAFVHAMHVGAVWIMCITLLGAAVLFAALRPDRKPGPIDHRAPTPHEGTHGKTKRNAV
- the asnB gene encoding asparagine synthase (glutamine-hydrolyzing) produces the protein MCGITGWVSYRRDLTEHQEDIDAMTRTMACRGPDAAGAWVAPHVALGHRRLAVIDLPGGAQPMTVETPDGAVCMVYSGEAYNFTELRSELRRAGQRFDTDSDTEVVLRGYLVWGEKLVEHLNGMYAFAIWDTRTERLVMIRDRMGIKPFYYYETEDGVVFGSEPKAILANPTVAPVVGLDGLRELFAGAKTPGAAVWEGMREVRPGEIIVLDRGGMRHHIYWRLRSEPHTDSKDETVAHVRALLDDIVRRQLVADVPRCTLLSGGLDSSALTSLAQIHLAPQGETVRSFAVDFPDQDKHFQAIDVSPTQDTPYVHAVAEHVGCDHQDIILDGAALSAPEVRRAAVGARDLPAGIGDRDNSLYLLFAAVRRHSTVALSGESADEVFGGYPWFHDERRYAETFPWLAGRHSLIESGGQISEDLKPALALGDFISDSYRTAVAQTPALDGETGLDQRMRVVSHLHLTRMVQTLLDRKDRMSMAVGLEVRVPFCDHRLVQYVFNAPWSLKTFDGREKSLLRAATRDVLPESVANRKKSGYPGTFDPAYVEAIQSQGAELLRAGHAATDLVNRERLTEATTRPAADLDQRQRMLLERTLDLGAWFDIHHPTVRV
- a CDS encoding S41 family peptidase; protein product: MSDDVSYLRFPHLHEDLLCFAAEDDLWVAPLAPEGVRPGRAWRLTVDRTRVSHPRFSPDGSRIAYTTWRSLDPEIHLAPVDGGPSRRLTHWGSTDARVCGWTPDPGDASQILAVSSHNQPFSYFSWAYSVPTDGSPGGKLPWGPVSDIAVADIDGERRTLLLTGTPPHEPAAWKRYRGGAMGRLWLHGERLLPDIDGHLATPMFVGGRIAFLSDHEGVGNLYSCRPDGGDLRRHTDHDAFYARNASSDGRRVVYQCAGELWLVDDLESPTAVPRKLEVRLGGPRTGRRSYQVPAASNVDSLSVDETGRASAVAVRGSLYWLTHRDGPARTITDTPGVRVRLPEMLGSGSQVAYVTDAEGEDAIEIAHLPRASGDRAPRRLASGLIGRVQELISDPDGERLAIASHDGRLLLLDTDEETSSGEPTELIRSVNGPVRDLAFSPDGAWLTWSHPGIGRSLRQIKLARIMGPGSPVIVDVTNGRFEDENPVFTGDGRYLAFLSWRGFDPVYDVHTGDLSFPLGCRPYLVPLSSATPSPFALSPDGRPAAGGLDPVDSAEAGTAEGSTVTVEFEGLESRVTPFPVSASKYSALHPVSGGGLVWLRWPISGALGETFANPADMSGRPTLEHFNIAKARKTELVDHLDWFAVSGDASRLVVMDDGELRAVPATEPGDNDSTVYLDLRRILHEVAPGAEWRGAYGEAGRIIRSYFWEPDMCGIDWPAILDQYRPLVERVATPDEFADLLREVLGELGTSHAYVSPARRNEGPPHYQRAIGLLGANLVCRDGAWTVQRILPGDSSDSKARSPLAGTGIREGAVLTHVDGRPVDPVTGPYPLLAAAGGTTVELTFTPAGGEGRSRRIAIVPLVDERPLRYQDWVAKRREVVRELSGGRCGYLHIPDMGGSGWAQFNRDLRMEVSRPALIVDVRGNAGGHISELVVEKLTRTILGWDLTRDAQPVSYASNAPRGPVVALADEATSSDGDMITAAFRLLELGPVVGQRTWGGVVGMTGRHRLGDGTVITVPMNAAWFDTYGWSVENHGVSPDLEALRTPLDWAEGRHAVLDDAVRVALDLLAAHPPATPPSYDTAPDKRRPPLPPR
- a CDS encoding TetR/AcrR family transcriptional regulator encodes the protein MARTRLTPERESELYAAVLDLLREVGYDALTMDAVAARTHSSKATLYRQWGSKPALVVTALRHNKPVTLGEVDTGSLRGDFHAVLSRSDDCQMEKDAALMRGLSHAVHDNPDLLQALRELLIEPEMTGLDTLLRRAVDRGELRPDNPALKYVPHMLIGAVAARQLVEDRAVDQAFLLDYVDSVILPALGV